The sequence TGGTGATATCCACGTACTCTTTTTTATCTTTCACACACACTCTCAATTTTGAGTCGtttgattgaatgaattgaagagcattaaagaacaaaaattaattgAGGATGTGTGGGacgtaaaaaaaaatgtgaataacACCGCCCAAGTAGAATCATTAATGGAAAAAAAGGCTAGTTAAAAAGTATCAAAAAGgtggaataaataaaaaggTCAAGAACCAATTGAAGCAAAAGTATCTACTGATGCATAAccatataaacaaaaggaaaactaatgaaaataatttgaaaattttgagttttaacgataaggaatagtgaagtgaatagtatcataattgactttttagtgtaaaaatattgttttttgtAAGTATCCTTAGAAGTAACTTTGTAAGTATcttatcgtttattaaaaaataacacATAAATATAAAGATCCGCAATATATCATAGGATTTTGAAGAACTGTAAGTGGGAGTACATCCGCTTTAACCAATGCCGGTGTTAAAGCTAAAAAACACAGCAATGAGCAAGGAGGGAGAAAACACACTGCAAACTAGCCAAACTAGAAGCACTATATAAATACACATAACATTGCGCCCTTATTACAAGACTTTCAAACAAGCGGGCAGCAGGATACAAGAATATCACACACGAACATTTTGCAAGCCTGAACTAGTACTCTCTATTATCTCATGGGATGGGATACACAACCACCTTTCCAGGAGCTCTGGAGGTTTCAAGATAGGCAAATGCTTCAACAGTCTTCGAAAATGGATATGGGCCGCTGGGATCAAGCACCGGGTTCACCTTCCCACTCTCCAAGTAAGGCTTCAGTTTCTCTAATACAGTTCCGGTTGAGGTCAGCAAAAATAGGAATGCCGGTGGCGCTACTGGACGTACAATTGTCAATACCTTCCCGCCTTCCTTCACCGCCTTCACTGCCCTGTCAGTCTCCcctatttttgttaatttcagAAACACAAAACAACATCAGTCCTTGTGTttgatttgtataaaaaaaaacaacgatGAAGATTCAAGAATTATACCAACTGCATTATAAACCACATCAAATTTCTCGGTCAGGTCTTCGAAGTTCTCCTTGGTGTAATCAATAGCCAAATCAGCACCCAAGCTTCTCAAAAGATCGAGTTTTTTCGTGCTCGCTGTAGCTGCTACTTTTGAAGCACCAAACACATGTTTTGCTAGCTGCCTCACATAAACACATTGAGTGTCATGAATAATTAATCAATCAGCTTTACTTAATTAGAGCCCAACTTAATGGAAAATGTTTGCACTTGATTAACATTGTACCTGAATAACATGTGTTCCGACTCCCCCAGCGCCTCCCAAAACAAGGATGGATTTACCGGCAGAGAGTTCAAGTCGTTCGAGTCCTTCATAGGCAGTCTCAATGGCCAGGGGAAGGCTAGCAGCTTCAACAAAACTCAGATTTTTGGGCTTGAGAGCCAACACTCTTTCTTCTACAGCAGTGTACTCGGCCAAAGATCCGATCCTTTTCGGCTTGGTGAGAGGCTTCTCGTTGAGATCCCCATATACTTCATCCTCCCCCACCTTAAACTTTGTCACCTGGCTCCCTACTTTCACCACCACACCAGCAACATCATACCCTGGAACTGTCTgcaaaaaagttaatttaataaattaatattttagcaAACAAGTTAATCGGGTTTACACTAGGATTTGAAGACCAACTGTTGGAAGATATTAGTATTCTAtggttatttaattatttgagttAGCGATCAAGGTTTcgtttattataaatatgatGTTTGTTATTCACTTGTGAACAAGCTAATCACAATGTAACTTCTTGAGGTTTTGTAACCGTTGCGTCATTCTTATTTgtataataatattcttatttttcTGTAGTTTTGTTCGTCGTTTACTCCGATATTCATCTTCAACTAGATCCACTTTGATTCTTCAAAGcaagtttctttttatttcttaacctttcaatttttattttattttataagacGGTATTTTATACTAATATAAATGTAGGGATTCAAACTTAGGTGTCATCGTCTAAAGAGGAACGAACACACTGCTATGACCAAACATCAATGGTTTAGGATAGGTTTCCTGCCCCGTGAGGAAAAACTCTCATCAATAGGCAAGGCTATGCTTGGTGTAGCCTACTATACAAGGGCTTGCGGATAGTAGGCTCTGTTCACCTTGGTGCCCAAATAATCCTCTTACTATGATGTAATTTAGACCTATTAGTTGTACCCAACTGATACGCGTCTTCTAAAGAGGAACAAGCGCACCACTCTGGCAAATTGACCTAATATGCATctacaaaaagaaaatttataacAAAAATATCAACTAGATCAGCTTTGATTCTTCAAATAGATTTAACTAAATTATGGGTTGGTAAAGACTAAAACTTTTCTAAAACCTCCACTCACAAACTAATCCTGCATTTGACTTcagtgaaaaaaaatgaagagagagagagagagagagagaggctacAGGGGGTGAAGAGTCATAGTCCTTGAAGTAGCCAAGCATCCTTTTGAAATCAACTGGGTTGAGAGATGCAGCAACCACCTTGATCAGCACCTGGTCTTCCTTTATTTCAGGAACAGGAACATTCGGATCGAACTTCAAAACATCTGCAGACCTTCCGTACTCTGGGTACACCCACGCCTTGTTTACAGATGGTATGGAAACTGAATCACTTGAAGCTACAGCAGCCGCCATTGATGCACTGCAAAAACCACAAGAACTtgcaaagggaaagggaaagggtttgttgttgttgttatgagCAAATGAGTGTGAGATAAGATCACAGTCTGATATGTCGACAGCATGTCGTTTTAATGGTGAAGGAGAAGGAAGTGGAACCTTGGTGTTTGCCTACGTGGCCGTACAAGAAAAAACTCCAAATGATGCATCTAGATGCAGTGTTAGTTTTAAGGTTCATTGTGTGGGACAACATGCCAAATTATGCATGCAGACGCATCGTTATTTGAGGTTCATTGTGTGCGGAAACATGTTACAAAATTGGTGTTCTGTTTCTTTTAGCCAAATCTGACATCAAGACACCCCTGGATCGTAATGGTAGCGTCGAAGTTTTCTTCCTTATTCTTTCTTGTCTACACCTCCAACAAGaaatataagaagaaaaagTTTTAAGTTACTTGGCTCTTTTGTAAGTAAGTGTTTACGTaagaaatattaatttataactTTAGGTAggttattattgttattttttaacaattaaGACCGTCTCCAACCTATGGGGTAAAGGTTAAAATATAAGGTTTAAAATCCTcccaaaccatctccaaccatggGCTAAAATAAGTCATGGGAAGTAAATATATCTCTAGTGTGACAGCtcgtccctgattttaagagtttttaaagttttaatacaggattttacaaaaatgccctttgaggtacgcgtattattcgaggttaatcgtcgtgtcgtgccatctaagatttgttttcttgacatatcctcgtagtactcgtcgctacggaaACGTGGGCGTAGATAGTTCGTGATTGGAGTTATaatgaaaaagattttaaagtttaaagtttgggcattttatgaattttattataaaaatttggtGTGCCATTTGGATGGCCCAAATTAAAGGAAAGCTGAAATGGATGGCTCGGATGTaagggaaagaaaataaaaatataaagatGAAAGAAGGTTttgtatgtgtatgtatgtgtgcgTGACTAGTGAAAAAGAAGAAGTAAGGAGCGGGTTGGGCAAAACTACCTAACCAAAGAAGAGGCAGGAGCTCCGGGACAGACCAGGGAGAGAGACTGGcgaatggggagaagagagagaggagaccGGCCAATCGGAATagagaaaggaggaaaggaaaGAGGACGAGAAGcggaggagagaaggaagaaaacgGGTCTTCACCCGCGACCCGTTTCGACCCGCGGCATCCACACCCAAATTTCgacgtttttcacccatttttccAATGCACTGAGCCAAACAACCACTCCCAATCATCTTATATGCCttccctctatcatttccataTCAAATTTGAGGAGATTAGGTGTGAGTTTGGATGAAAATACCCACGGGTGCCGCGAGCTTCATGTCCAAAATTCTCCTATGTCTGAagcaatttcttccaattgccaccacccatagcttcctcttgaggcctagaacaaagcccaagcattggttgggacgtcgaagttgatttgaggacgaattGGAACTCACATATTTCCAGGGTTCTTCACAGGTTTGATggaattggagcctttccaggccaaattggccttggcctcaggtataaagtttactctactcattgagttctgtaaattttggtaatttttggagatagttggattttccgtcgagccggggcggccgaccgccacctgaGGCTGCCCGTGTGGCGGCGCATGGCCAGTGGCCCGCCAATTtaattcttagcatgtgtttaatgttctaggttcagttttgataattgattgacgtaaattgagtaattgaacctaagtttgttacgattcgtggttaggtgaaaatgtgaattgacgatccgaccgttggatcgtcaccaaactttgatacgttgtaataaataatatttgaggattataggaacttacggattagGAATGCAATTTACGGATctttcggaattggagttgtaagttcataatatagaatgttaaccgtcacttagttttggcaattgacggagatccgaccgttggatggtaatgaaattttaggatgttgtcctagaggtatattttAGATCTATGGAAGTTTCAGATCGGAAATCTGAGTTgtagatcttccggatcgatctacgtagtgacgtgttttatataagttatattctatcgatatgatttctgaggcaTGTCTTGATGATTATTCTAGGcaccgatcgtcatgacgccttgatgtgttgtgctagggagttgtagggcgaactccaggtgagtgggcaatattttctatatttacctatatactattgatttttcccagaaattgaaaataaatgaaagtatgttttaaaatgccatgcatgcatattatatgaaatatatgaattagtatttgatgcatatatgtgaattggtgttgtggacgcacatgtgagtatcaggtgagttttatgttattcatatggtttattgatgatgtgaattgtgttgagagctcataacctgcacccttggtgttagtgcttatattagtCACCccacaccacacgctcaccttggatccaagtaggtgcatgtcgtacagaccatgagaggtggttccgacatgtcgtacagaccattagaggtggttccaacttgtaggtgactttagattattatacagctgttgatgagagaagcactagagcgtattcttacaccattcttgttgtacagactacttcaggtagtttcaatttatgtgcagagtagtgtcgtacaggtcataGTGGTGACTCCAGttgggttggatattgagctatagaattagccGAACAGGACcgctgcagggtctccggttgattccttatttcacctgttatattgatgcaacCTTATTCTGTTATTGACGCTTattgcatggcatactttctggtttttgataaagattagtgatttgagatatttgaagaattatatgcacattatgttattttctgggaaagtatacaggttttacagcgaggggttagaaatgttattaaatgaaatattttcataaaactttgttttactgacccactcaacgttgttttgcgcccctccaggttcaaatAGCAGAGCTTtagtggccacgaggaatccaacggtgttctaacagaattcacaaaagtaagACTCACTCTCGGGTgttacatcttagtaattgtatctttaaagcttccaaACTGTGTAAATgattacgtcactctcacgtgacgaccagcatgccctccttcgggacggggtgtgtcatctaGGCTAGATTCTCTTCAAAATTTAAGTCTGGCTTAAATTATTCTGAACCCACCAAACTGTTatatttcaaacttttttttgttttttacttatAATATAACGGCTATGATCAAATGAGATCAAatctaatagtaaaaaaaagatttgacagcccaaaattaaataacatctaaaattatttaagaaaattatttaaatgaaatttaacttaaaactttataaatacctatgtgtttgtatgatttttaattacttatcggaaattaaatattttaagattaaaatgttcataaaaataaattaagataatgaacataaattttgattttcaaaAAAAGTTACCGAAATTAAAAAGTTAgactaaaattattatttaatcatAACAGACTAAAATATTAAGTCATAAAGATTAGAAGAGAAAAacaatttcttttaaaattttaggTTCAGTCTGTGCGACAACATGCCAAATTATGCATGTAGATGCATTGTCATTTGAGGTTCATTGTGTGCGGCAACATGCAATTGATGTTCTCTTTCTTTTAGTCAAATCTGTCTCTGACATCAACACAACGCAAGATCGTAATTGCTAGCGTCGAAGTTTTCTTCCTTTATTATCCTTATGACAagtttttttccttcttgttgACACCTCTAAGaaatataagaagaaaaaacGCAACACTTTCTAAGTTACTCGGCTCATTTGTAAGTAATTGTTTACGTaagaaatattaattttataacttTAGATAGGTATTATTTAATAGAGGTGtagttaaaaaatattatttattgaCGTATTTATTCTCAACGAATTATTTATTTCCTAAATAGGATTTCGAAGGAGGATAatattaaaatacaaaaagttTTATGCCAAGAAGTTGtaaacatgcttgagatattaTAAACATTTTGGCTTCAATAACAAGGTGTCGCGTTGACAAAGTATTATGTATTTGCAAGCTAAAAAACGTGGCATTAACTCTAAAAACTAAAGCATTGCCCCAAACAGCTGTAGAGAAATGTTTTAGTTAATGTTAAACTTCTATTAGTGGTATTGCATATTTTTGTCCTCAAACAACTTTAGAGAAATATTCAAATTTCCTCAAGacgtgaataaaaaaaattataacttatTACAATGTGGAGTTTATTCCTATACGTAACTCTATACATAATTGGTCTTAGGTTAAAACCAGAATTTTTTGTGACTTGAGATTATTTTCTTTATAGGGTATTACTTTAGAAATATTTTACTGTAGTTTAAGCGTTTTTATTGAAAGCGCTTTCATTAAAAGCAAATCAAAGCTTTTATTTACAAACCCAAGTCCACTTTTATATTTTCGACCAAAACTTTTCGATCATATCATCAGCATAAATTTTCATTTCCCTCATTCTCGTTACTTGTAATGCCCATAGGTAATTTTCATTTCCCTCATTCCCATTACTTGTAATGCCCATAGGTAATGGAAATGAGATTTGGCCCAATCAACAAAAACCCAATTTTCAAACTAATTAGTAGCTCCACGTCAGCCGTCCGGCCACAAACACAAAGGGTACCCAGCATTTGAGTCCACCGGCACAGGACCTTGTGAAACTTGAATGCAGGAGATCCTCTTTATGCATGTGTTTTCAGTCGGACGGCTAACATGGAGTGGAAGCTAAAGAATTTCTCCTAGCCTCAGGTAGATGTAACATTAACATAATTTTGTGCCAAAACATCAATGACTCATGACGCAGATGCAACACAAGCATAACTTTCTCTACATAGTACAAAATATATCACTTTTCACTGTCCATCTATAACTCAGTAGATACTAAGTATGATGAAAAACTACATGGATTTCAGAGTACAAAGGGTGTAACCAGAGATGAGGGAGCTGGAGGCAAAGGCAATAAAGGCAAGGAAGGACAATGCGACGGATGCCCGAGCCATGTCCGGGAACTTGTCTTTGCCCCAATTCGACTCCCAGTCGTCGACCCGAATCGCAGCCGATGAAGACGCCGACATCAAAAGGTACGTCAAAATCTGCAACGCCaaccaaaaccattcaacttaaGATTTAGATTACACGACATGACAGAGGATAGAGCAAGTAAACAAAATGCAGAATTCCAATATGTATGCTTTAAGATATTCTAAACAGTATTAACACAAACGGAAAAGTAgaagggtggtgctatccatGTACTCCTTTTTACCTTCTACACACATCTCTCAATTTTGAGTCGTCGGAGTTAATGAATTGAAGAGCATCAAAGAACAGAAATTAATGAGGAATGTATAGGACGTTAAAAAAAGTGTGAATAGCCCTAACCAAACAGAATCATTCCTGGAAAAAAGGCTAATGAAAAGGTATCAAAAAGgtggaataaaaaaaaggtcaaGAACCAACTGATGCAAAAGTATCTAATGAAGCATCCCATATAAACAATGATGAAAATAACTTTTATAGTCAACCAATAAGTAATGGCCATCAACTGTTGGAGGACTGCTTTTTATAGGAGAAAAACTTCCGCATTAGGGAATCCCTTATAGTGGGATCACCGATACATATGGGTTGTGGTTTGTTAGCGCAGTCAGACAGTTCGTGTACTCCAGCTGCCTTACACAAATTCTCTCTCCTCATAGTCTAAGGTCCCTATAATTACCGGAAAACTGTCAAGAAAGTGAAAAAATTTGCAATGTATTCGGAACACAGGACGGAAATATGGGGATAGATTGGGTAGATTAGGTAGAATTGAAAAACCTCGAAGAAAGCAGCACTTTGTGGGGATAGATTAGGTAGAATCATTAATGAAATTACAGTAAATAGGACAAGTAATCACTTGCCTGATCCAACAAGAAATCAAAGTAATAGCGGAGATGGTGCTGGATTACATGTTTTCCGCTGGTGAAGAAATAGGTTAAGTCATACGTTTGCAGCCCTGAATACACAAATCCAATCACATTCACTGCCAAGCAGAACCTGCAAATTCACAATTCCAATTAATAATCTTGTCCAATTTCACCATCTTCTCCAAAACAACATACAAttttgcccaaaaaaaaaaaactaataattcAACAAAAGTTACTATGAAATGGTGAAATTATATTCAAAGTACAAAGCGTTGTTTATGTTTCAAAGAGTCAATAGTTGGGATTGCTTTTCTAAAAAACACTATGCTAAATAGACGTTTAtactaaaagtgcttttatttACAATCCAAATACTTCTTAGAAAAGTACTAAAATTTCCGCTAAATGTAGTTAGGCGGTTTTTTATTGATAGAAAACACTGTTagctccaaaaaaaaaacacaacttgTTGCAATACAAATAGATGTAAATGATAAATACGAAAATATCACTGTAGCGGTGTATACGGTACTGTGTTGTCTAAGACAATCACACACTTTCATTAGATTTCAAAAGTACGGCTGTATTTGATTGACTTGGATGCCGTCTCGGTGACATTTTCGTATTCTCGATATGAGTGTGTAACTGAAAAGTGGCAAACCTGAACTCCTTGTAGCGATAGAAGGAATCTAAAGCCCAACCTTGGTTCTTGTCAGCCGCCATAACCGAGAAAGATATCAAACACAACACAAACCCAGAAATCCTTAACCCAAACAAAGCCCTCCTCACCATGCTCTCCCTCCTCGACCTCTTCAGTATCGACAACTTGGGTCTCAGAGTTCGCATGTTTACACCCGAACCACCGACAAGTCCACCGCCACTTTTTTCCCGAACCTCCGGGGTCCGATCAAGCCCATCTCTGGAATCGGGTCCCGCAACCTTGGGCTCGGCCCTGAAGGACTGGGGCGGCGCGAGCGGCGGCGACGCCGGGTTGGTGTCTGCAGGCGCGACTCTGAGCTCATGAGTGTGGTAGGTATGATGGGTTATTGGAGAATCGGACGGTGGAGACGGAGTTTGGAACACATGAGATGGTGATTGGAACACATGAGACGGTGAGTGGAACAGAGGAGATGGTGTTTCTGGGGTGCTctgcttttcttcttcttcttcttcctcctcctcctctttcacttgttgtttttcattgtgtttttcttcttctctgcgTTGTGGTGATGTTTCTGGTTGGTCTTCTGGAATTGTTTCCATATTTTGGTGTGGATTTCTCCGTCTGAGATGGGGTTTTCTCTACATCTACAATttgacagtt is a genomic window of Malus domestica chromosome 09, GDT2T_hap1 containing:
- the LOC103442258 gene encoding 2-methylene-furan-3-one reductase-like — translated: MAAAVASSDSVSIPSVNKAWVYPEYGRSADVLKFDPNVPVPEIKEDQVLIKVVAASLNPVDFKRMLGYFKDYDSSPPTVPGYDVAGVVVKVGSQVTKFKVGEDEVYGDLNEKPLTKPKRIGSLAEYTAVEERVLALKPKNLSFVEAASLPLAIETAYEGLERLELSAGKSILVLGGAGGVGTHVIQLAKHVFGASKVAATASTKKLDLLRSLGADLAIDYTKENFEDLTEKFDVVYNAVGETDRAVKAVKEGGKVLTIVRPVAPPAFLFLLTSTGTVLEKLKPYLESGKVNPVLDPSGPYPFSKTVEAFAYLETSRAPGKVVVYPIP
- the LOC103442259 gene encoding CASP-like protein 4A1 isoform X1, with the translated sequence METIPEDQPETSPQRREEEKHNEKQQVKEEEEEEEEEEKQSTPETPSPLFHSPSHVFQSPSHVFQTPSPPSDSPITHHTYHTHELRVAPADTNPASPPLAPPQSFRAEPKVAGPDSRDGLDRTPEVREKSGGGLVGGSGVNMRTLRPKLSILKRSRRESMVRRALFGLRISGFVLCLISFSVMAADKNQGWALDSFYRYKEFRFCLAVNVIGFVYSGLQTYDLTYFFTSGKHVIQHHLRYYFDFLLDQILTYLLMSASSSAAIRVDDWESNWGKDKFPDMARASVALSFLAFIAFASSSLISGYTLCTLKSM
- the LOC103442259 gene encoding CASP-like protein 4A3 isoform X2, whose translation is METIPEDQPETSPQRREEEKHNEKQQVKEEEEEEEEEEKQSTPETPSPLFHSPSHVFQSPSHVFQTPSPPSDSPITHHTYHTHELRVAPADTNPASPPLAPPQSFRAEPKVAGPDSRDGLDRTPEVREKSGGGLVGGSGVNMRTLRPKLSILKRSRRESMVRRALFGLRISGFVLCLISFSVMAADKNQGWALDSFYRYKEFRFCLAVNVIGFVYSGLQTYDLTYFFTSGKHVIQHHLRYYFDFLLDQGP